Proteins from a single region of Synechococcus sp. WH 8109:
- a CDS encoding triacylglycerol lipase, translated as MSIPLVLVHGLWDTPRLFHRLVQGLDQPDRPLLAPHLSHGLGWIPLRQLASRLDQHIQQRFGADAKVDLLGFSMGGVIGRIWLQELGGGQRTRRFFSVGSPQQGTLAAQMIPRPLLAGAADMKVGSRLLRELNRQPDALAGVECSSFFCRWDLMVCPGWRAVLPLGRCEEIPVWTHQQLISHPAAIRRLCSSLRA; from the coding sequence GTGAGCATCCCGTTGGTGCTGGTCCATGGTCTCTGGGACACGCCTCGCCTGTTTCACCGATTGGTTCAGGGTTTGGACCAGCCCGATCGCCCGCTGTTGGCGCCGCATCTGTCCCATGGTCTGGGTTGGATTCCCCTGCGGCAGCTGGCCTCTCGCCTGGATCAGCACATTCAGCAGCGCTTTGGTGCTGACGCCAAGGTCGATCTTCTGGGTTTTTCGATGGGGGGCGTGATCGGCAGGATCTGGCTGCAGGAACTGGGGGGGGGGCAGCGCACCCGGCGCTTCTTCAGCGTGGGCAGCCCGCAGCAGGGCACCCTGGCTGCTCAGATGATTCCCCGCCCGCTCCTGGCCGGTGCGGCAGACATGAAAGTGGGAAGTCGCCTGCTGCGCGAGCTGAATCGCCAACCCGATGCACTGGCTGGGGTCGAGTGCTCCAGTTTCTTTTGCCGCTGGGATCTGATGGTCTGCCCCGGCTGGAGGGCCGTTCTGCCCTTGGGCCGGTGTGAGGAAATACCGGTCTGGACCCATCAGCAACTGATCAGCCACCCCGCCGCGATTCGACGGCTTTGCAGCAGCTTGCGCGCCTGA
- a CDS encoding ROK family protein: MPIAQVIGVDLGGTAIKLARIRADGTVLAEAQWPTPQPAVPGAVTMALCEAIEQIDPEHAAEAVGIGLPGPMDAAARVARVCINLPGWEDVPLADWLESRLNRRVTLANDGNCAVVGEAWLGAARGVDDVVLLTLGTGVGGGVLLRGELFTGHNGAAAEPGLIGVEPDGPACNSGNRGSLEQFASITGLRRLCDRDPRELSAEADGGDPKALEVWSRYGEHLGCGIASLVYVFTPQLVLLGGGLAGAARHFLPAVRREVESRVQAVSREGLRIEAACLGNGAGRLGAARLALQRLNGMMATD, encoded by the coding sequence ATGCCTATCGCGCAGGTGATTGGAGTGGATCTCGGGGGCACGGCGATCAAGTTGGCCCGGATTCGTGCTGATGGAACGGTGCTGGCGGAGGCGCAATGGCCTACACCGCAGCCCGCCGTTCCTGGAGCCGTAACGATGGCCCTGTGTGAAGCCATTGAACAGATTGATCCTGAGCATGCGGCTGAGGCGGTCGGCATCGGCCTCCCCGGTCCAATGGATGCGGCGGCTCGGGTGGCCCGTGTTTGCATCAACCTGCCCGGATGGGAGGACGTGCCGCTGGCGGATTGGCTGGAGTCCAGGCTCAACCGCCGGGTCACCCTCGCCAATGACGGCAACTGTGCGGTAGTTGGTGAGGCATGGCTCGGCGCAGCCCGTGGTGTTGATGATGTGGTGCTGCTGACCCTCGGAACCGGTGTAGGAGGGGGGGTACTTCTAAGGGGTGAGCTGTTTACTGGCCATAACGGCGCTGCAGCGGAACCCGGTCTGATCGGGGTTGAGCCCGATGGGCCGGCCTGCAACAGCGGTAACCGTGGCTCCCTGGAGCAGTTCGCCAGCATCACCGGCTTGCGGCGCTTGTGTGATCGCGATCCCCGCGAGCTCAGTGCAGAGGCCGATGGTGGTGATCCGAAGGCCCTGGAAGTTTGGAGCCGTTACGGCGAGCACCTGGGCTGTGGCATTGCTTCGCTGGTGTATGTGTTCACGCCGCAGTTGGTGTTGCTGGGTGGCGGCCTGGCGGGTGCCGCCCGCCACTTTTTGCCAGCGGTGCGCCGCGAGGTGGAGTCGCGGGTTCAGGCCGTCTCAAGGGAGGGGTTGCGGATCGAAGCCGCCTGCCTGGGGAACGGCGCTGGACGCTTGGGGGCTGCGCGGCTCGCTCTGCAGCGGCTGAACGGGATGATGGCTACAGATTGA
- a CDS encoding dihydroneopterin aldolase, with protein MDCIGVRDLRLWAHVGVLEHERRDGQWFRLDFSIQLDLKAAAVADDLSQSLDYGVAIQALESLSQQVRCLTIEHFSEQMLDRLETLYGPIPVWLRLTKCAAPVPGFNGRVFVERSRHGGRSAL; from the coding sequence ATGGATTGCATCGGTGTGAGGGACCTGCGGTTGTGGGCCCATGTCGGGGTGTTGGAACACGAACGTCGGGATGGTCAATGGTTCAGACTTGATTTCAGTATTCAGCTCGATCTCAAAGCTGCTGCAGTGGCCGACGACCTGAGCCAGAGCCTGGACTACGGGGTGGCAATTCAGGCACTGGAAAGCTTGTCCCAGCAGGTTCGTTGCCTCACCATCGAGCACTTCAGTGAGCAGATGCTGGATCGGCTGGAAACGCTGTACGGGCCCATCCCGGTCTGGCTGCGATTGACCAAATGTGCTGCACCGGTTCCAGGATTTAACGGCCGCGTGTTCGTGGAACGCTCCCGCCATGGCGGGAGATCAGCCCTGTGA
- a CDS encoding glutamate-5-semialdehyde dehydrogenase, whose product MSSVPEPSAALLQRAAAVRRAAVDLGQTDDGQRAEALQAMADALTDRAESILAANREDLQRSAAEGLAPALMARLKLDDTKLAAAIDGVRKVASLSDPLGCRQLHRELDQGLVLERVSVPLGVVGVIFEARPDAVMQIASLAIRSGNGALLKGGSEARCTNEAVMDALQAGLAASSVSADALALLTTRQESLALLRLDGLVDLIIPRGSNELVRFIQDNTRIPVLGHADGVCHLYVDAAADVDKAVRVALDSKSQYPAACNAIETLLVHRSIAQPFLAAALPAFAAAGVQLRGDAESVALGVAEAAREEDWSTEYLDLILAVKLVDDLEAATDHIRSYGSRHTEVILTEDAQVADRFLAAVDSAGVYHNCSSRFADGFRYGFGAEVGISTQTLPPRGPVGLEGLVTYRYRLRGEGHIAADYANGSRVFTHIDRPL is encoded by the coding sequence ATGTCCAGCGTTCCAGAGCCTTCTGCTGCGTTGCTGCAGCGTGCCGCGGCTGTCCGCCGTGCTGCTGTTGATCTGGGGCAGACCGATGACGGCCAAAGAGCCGAGGCGCTTCAGGCGATGGCGGACGCGCTGACCGACCGTGCAGAAAGCATCCTCGCGGCCAACCGTGAAGACCTCCAACGCTCTGCAGCCGAGGGGTTGGCGCCGGCTCTGATGGCGCGGCTGAAGCTGGATGACACCAAGTTGGCGGCGGCCATTGATGGCGTCCGCAAGGTGGCCAGCCTGAGTGACCCGCTGGGTTGTCGTCAGTTGCATCGGGAGCTGGATCAGGGCCTTGTGCTGGAACGGGTCTCCGTTCCGCTTGGGGTGGTGGGTGTGATCTTTGAAGCCAGGCCGGATGCGGTGATGCAGATCGCCTCGCTGGCGATCCGTTCTGGCAACGGTGCTCTGTTGAAAGGGGGCAGTGAGGCTCGCTGCACCAATGAGGCTGTGATGGATGCCCTGCAGGCAGGCCTGGCGGCCAGTTCGGTGTCTGCCGATGCCCTGGCTCTGCTCACCACCCGTCAAGAAAGCCTGGCCTTGTTGCGTCTCGATGGCCTCGTGGACCTGATCATTCCCAGGGGGAGCAACGAACTTGTGCGCTTCATCCAGGACAACACCCGCATTCCTGTGCTGGGCCATGCCGATGGGGTTTGCCACCTCTACGTGGATGCGGCGGCCGACGTCGACAAAGCCGTTCGGGTGGCGCTGGACAGCAAGAGCCAGTACCCCGCCGCCTGCAACGCCATTGAGACCTTGCTGGTCCACCGCTCGATTGCGCAGCCTTTTCTCGCCGCTGCGCTGCCGGCCTTCGCTGCTGCCGGGGTGCAGCTGCGGGGCGATGCCGAGAGCGTGGCCCTTGGCGTGGCGGAAGCGGCTAGGGAGGAGGACTGGAGCACGGAGTATTTGGATCTGATCCTGGCGGTGAAGCTGGTGGACGATCTCGAGGCAGCCACCGATCACATCCGTTCCTATGGATCGCGTCACACCGAAGTGATCCTGACGGAGGATGCCCAGGTGGCTGATCGTTTCCTCGCGGCGGTGGATAGCGCAGGGGTCTATCACAACTGCTCCAGCCGCTTCGCCGATGGGTTCCGTTACGGATTCGGCGCTGAGGTGGGCATCAGCACCCAGACCCTGCCGCCCCGCGGACCCGTTGGTCTGGAAGGGTTGGTGACTTACCGCTATCGGTTGCGCGGCGAGGGCCACATCGCTGCCGACTACGCCAATGGCAGCCGCGTCTTCACCCACATCGATCGGCCGCTCTGA